In the genome of Streptomyces violaceoruber, the window AGGCGTACTGGCGCCGGCCCGAGGCGTATCTGGCGGAGCATGTGCGCCGGGCCGCGTCGGTGTGGACGAAGGTCGGGCCCGAGGTCGAGCGGCGGGCGGTGCGCAGTCTCGGCGACGACCTCGGCTCCGGCCGGTGGGCCGAGCGGAACAGCGACCTCGCCGGCCTCGAGGCGGCGGATCTCGGCCTGCGCCTGCTCATCGCCTGACCCGGGGCGCCGGACAGCCCGGGCCGGCCGTGGCCGGCACTCGGCGCCTTTCGCCGTTCGGGCGGCGGCCCGGGCCCGGGCCGCCGGTGGCTCTCAGTCGTCGAGCGCCTCCAGGACGTCGGCGAGGTCGACGAACTTGAAGCCCGTTGCCTCCCGGTCGCCGTCCTCCGGCGCCATGTGACCGTCCTGGACGACGAGCAGGCCGTTCGGGTACCTGCTGCCGAGAGGCTCGGCGAGGACGTCCGCGCCGTCGCACTCCTCGGATCCGTCCAGCGCCTCGGACGCGGCACCGACCCGGAAGCGGCCCTCGTACTCGTAGTCGTCGGACCGTTCGCGGTCGTAGGCGACGAAGGTGTCGTCGCCCTGGCTGGAGGTGAGCAGGTAGCCGTCCCCGTCCTCCTGCTCGAGCAGGGTCAGGCCCTCGACGTCCGCCGACACCCGCGCACCCCCGAAGCCGGGGTCGGCGCCGGCCACGCACTCGTCGGAGGCCTCGTCGTAGGTGGCCGGCACGCCGTACTCACGGACCTTGTCCTGGAGGACCGGACGGCCCCTGAGGTCGGCCCGCAGGCGCCAGATGCCCACATCCTCCTGCCCGGCGAAGAGTGTGCCCGTCTCCGGGTCGACGGCCATGCCCTCGACCTGCGGGCCTTCGCCGGGTTCCCCGCAGGGGGACCACTTCGTGCCGTCGGGCATGGTGAACGTGGCCGGCAGGTCCAGCGTGCGGACCTTCCGGTAGTTCACCGTGCCCTCACGCGTCGCGGTCAGCTCCAGCAGCGCGATGTGGGTGGTCGCGTTCTGGCTGACGAGCGCGTAGGACCTGCCGGTCACGGAGTCGGTGTACGTGGCCAGGCCGTAGGCGGTGCTCTCCTCGTTGACCTCATCCTGGGAGCCGGAGAAGATCCACGGCGCGGAGGGGTCGGTGACATCGGTGAGCGGGGCGTGCGGCCGGTCCCCGTCGACGCGGTAGACGCGCAGCTTGTCGCTGCCGCGGTCGCTGACGACCGCCAGGTCCGTGGCTCCGGTGCCCAGGGACATGCCGTGCACCAGGTCGACGTTGTTGAAGCGGCCGGGGGCGTCGTCCGCTCCGGGCGCCTCGGGCGCGGGGACCGACTGGACCTGCCGGGCGTCGAGATCGTAGACCCGCAGGCCGCCCTCCTTCGCCGTGGCGACGACGAGGCTGGCGTCCGGGTCGGCGGAGTTGCGCCAGATCGCCGGGTCGTCGGCGTTCGCGTTGCCGCCGGCGTCGTCGTCGAACAGCGCGGCGGTCTCGGCGCGGGGAAGGACCTCGGGGGGCGCGGCGAGTGCCGAGGCGTCCGCCGGGGGCACGGCCGCGGCGGCGGTGAACACCAGGGTCGCCGTCGCCGCGACGACACCGGAAAGGCGTCTTGTGAACGCGTGCACGAGCTGTCTCCTTCGTCGGGGAACGGGTGACGGCCACGCGCCCGCGACGTACGGAGCGCGGCCGCACCCACCACTGGGGCGGCGTCACATGATCGGCAACGGAGGCGGAGGACGCGCGTCGCCCGGGCAGCCCGCCGGCGACGGATGCGTGGCCGAGGGGTGAACGGATCGGCCCTGCCCCTCGGGGAGTTGACGGGGGCTATACGCCCTCGTCGTCGCGCAGGGAACGGATCATGCTCTGCAGGATCCGGAACGCGCCCGACTGCTCGCTCTCGGTCATACCGGCCAGCATTCTGAGCTCGACGGAACGGACCGCCACGGTCGCCTTCTCCAGGCTCCGCCGGCCGCGAGGAGTGAGCCGCGCGGGAAGCGCCTTCCCGACGGGCGCCTCCGCGGGCCTGGTCACGTAGCCGTCCCGTTCCAGGGCCTGGAGCAGCACGTTCATCGACTGGCGGGTCACGAACGCCCCCCGCGCGAGCTCGGAGTTCGACAGGCCCGGCCGTTGCGCCAGCAGTTCGAGGCAGGAGTAGTGCGTCACGCTCATCCCGAGTGGCCGCAGTACTTCCTCCATGGCTGCGCGCAGGGCGCTCGAAGCCTCTTTGAGCAGGTAGCCCAGTGATTTGTCCAGGTCGATGCCGGCGCCCTTTTGACTCATGTCAGCATTCTGACATAGCTTGACCTGTGTCAGGAATCTGACACGAAGGTCCGACGCCAAGACAAGGAGCACCACCATGCCCGTCACCGGTCCCGACTTCGTCTCCCTCCAGGTACGCGACCTCGACGCCGCGCAGGCGTTCTACGAGCAGTACCTCGGCCTCGTCCGCTCGCAGGCCGGGCCGCCGCACGCCGTCGTCTTCGAGACGAAGCCGATCGCGTTCGCACTCCGCGACGTCGTTCCCGGCACCGACCTCGCCTCCGTCGCGCAGCCCGGCATCGGTGCCGCGATCTGGCTCCACGGCACCGGCGTCCAGGCCATCCACGAC includes:
- a CDS encoding phytase, with translation MHAFTRRLSGVVAATATLVFTAAAAVPPADASALAAPPEVLPRAETAALFDDDAGGNANADDPAIWRNSADPDASLVVATAKEGGLRVYDLDARQVQSVPAPEAPGADDAPGRFNNVDLVHGMSLGTGATDLAVVSDRGSDKLRVYRVDGDRPHAPLTDVTDPSAPWIFSGSQDEVNEESTAYGLATYTDSVTGRSYALVSQNATTHIALLELTATREGTVNYRKVRTLDLPATFTMPDGTKWSPCGEPGEGPQVEGMAVDPETGTLFAGQEDVGIWRLRADLRGRPVLQDKVREYGVPATYDEASDECVAGADPGFGGARVSADVEGLTLLEQEDGDGYLLTSSQGDDTFVAYDRERSDDYEYEGRFRVGAASEALDGSEECDGADVLAEPLGSRYPNGLLVVQDGHMAPEDGDREATGFKFVDLADVLEALDD
- a CDS encoding MarR family winged helix-turn-helix transcriptional regulator, which encodes MSQKGAGIDLDKSLGYLLKEASSALRAAMEEVLRPLGMSVTHYSCLELLAQRPGLSNSELARGAFVTRQSMNVLLQALERDGYVTRPAEAPVGKALPARLTPRGRRSLEKATVAVRSVELRMLAGMTESEQSGAFRILQSMIRSLRDDEGV
- a CDS encoding VOC family protein; the protein is MPVTGPDFVSLQVRDLDAAQAFYEQYLGLVRSQAGPPHAVVFETKPIAFALRDVVPGTDLASVAQPGIGAAIWLHGTGVQAIHDALVADGHTIVSAPVDGPFGRTFTFADPDGYHVTLHDRA